A DNA window from Streptomyces parvus contains the following coding sequences:
- a CDS encoding MmcQ/YjbR family DNA-binding protein yields the protein MTPERLRAFCLEFNASVEEFPFGPETSVFKVLGKMFALTALDARPLTVNLKCDPDEAIRLRETHTAIVPGWHMSKRHWNTVTVSGVPDRLLREMIEDSYDLVVAGLPKAERLRLDRA from the coding sequence GTGACGCCGGAGCGGCTGCGGGCCTTCTGCCTGGAGTTCAACGCGAGCGTGGAGGAGTTCCCGTTCGGACCGGAGACCTCGGTCTTCAAGGTGCTCGGCAAGATGTTCGCCCTCACCGCGCTGGACGCCCGCCCGCTCACGGTCAACCTCAAGTGCGACCCCGACGAGGCGATCCGGCTGCGCGAGACGCACACCGCGATCGTGCCCGGCTGGCACATGAGCAAGCGGCACTGGAACACGGTCACCGTCTCCGGCGTCCCGGACCGGCTGCTGCGCGAGATGATCGAGGACTCCTACGACCTGGTGGTCGCCGGACTCCCGAAAGCGGAACGACTCCGCCTGGACCGGGCCTAG
- the leuA gene encoding 2-isopropylmalate synthase: protein MTTVNPAGNSVGRPTPITNATQLQKPSGMPVHKYGRYEAVDIPDRTWPDNRITAAPRWLSTDLRDGNQALIDPMSPARKREMFDLLVKMGYKEIEVGFPSSGETDFAFVRSIIEEGAIPEDVTISVLTQAREELIERTVESLVGAHRATVHLYNATAPTFRRVVFRGSREEVKQIAVDGTRLVMEYAEKILGPETVFGYQYSPEIFTDTELDFALEVCEAVCDVWQPEEGREIILNLPATVERSTPSTHADRFEWMSRNLTRREHVCLSVHPHNDRGTAVAAAELAIMAGADRIEGCLFGQGERTGNVDLVTLGMNLFSQGVDPQIDFSQIDEIRRTSEYCNQMEIHPRHPYAGDLVYTAFSGSHQDAIKKGFDAMEADAAAQGKTVDDIEWAVPYLPIDPKDVGRSYEAVIRVNSQSGKGGIAYVLKNDHKLDLPRRMQIEFSRIIQAKTDAEGGEVTPTQIWSTFQDEYLPNAENAGARWGRVQLRSGQTTSDTDGTDTLTVEAVVDGVDTVLTGSGNGPISAFFEALQAIGIDARLLDYTEHTMSEGASAQAASYIECAIDGKVLWGIGIDANTTRASLKAVVSAVNRAAR from the coding sequence ATGACCACCGTGAATCCCGCCGGTAATTCTGTCGGCCGCCCCACCCCGATCACCAACGCGACGCAGCTGCAGAAGCCCTCCGGGATGCCGGTCCACAAGTACGGCCGCTACGAGGCCGTCGACATCCCCGACCGCACCTGGCCCGACAACCGCATCACCGCGGCGCCCCGCTGGCTGTCCACCGATCTGCGCGACGGCAACCAGGCCCTGATCGACCCGATGTCCCCCGCCCGCAAGCGCGAGATGTTCGACCTGCTGGTCAAGATGGGCTACAAGGAGATCGAGGTCGGTTTCCCGTCCTCCGGCGAGACCGACTTCGCCTTCGTACGCTCCATCATCGAAGAGGGCGCGATCCCCGAGGACGTGACGATCTCCGTCCTGACGCAGGCGCGCGAGGAGCTGATCGAGCGCACCGTGGAGTCCCTGGTCGGCGCCCACCGCGCCACCGTCCACCTGTACAACGCCACCGCCCCGACCTTCCGCCGCGTCGTCTTCCGCGGCTCGCGCGAGGAGGTCAAGCAGATCGCGGTGGACGGCACCCGGCTGGTCATGGAGTACGCCGAGAAGATCCTGGGCCCCGAGACGGTCTTCGGCTACCAGTACAGCCCCGAGATCTTCACCGACACCGAGCTGGACTTCGCCCTGGAGGTCTGCGAGGCCGTCTGCGACGTGTGGCAGCCCGAGGAGGGCCGCGAGATCATCCTCAACCTGCCCGCCACCGTGGAGCGTTCCACGCCCTCCACCCACGCGGACCGCTTCGAGTGGATGTCCCGCAACCTGACCCGCCGCGAGCACGTCTGCCTGTCGGTCCACCCGCACAACGACCGGGGCACCGCCGTCGCCGCCGCCGAGCTGGCCATCATGGCCGGAGCCGACCGTATCGAGGGCTGCCTGTTCGGCCAGGGCGAGCGCACCGGCAACGTCGACCTGGTCACCCTGGGCATGAACCTCTTCTCCCAGGGCGTGGACCCGCAGATCGACTTCTCACAGATCGACGAGATCCGCCGCACCAGCGAGTACTGCAACCAGATGGAGATCCACCCGCGCCACCCCTACGCGGGCGATCTGGTCTACACCGCCTTCTCCGGCTCCCACCAGGACGCCATCAAGAAGGGCTTCGACGCCATGGAGGCCGACGCGGCCGCCCAGGGCAAGACCGTGGACGACATCGAGTGGGCCGTGCCGTACCTGCCGATCGACCCGAAGGACGTCGGCCGCTCGTACGAGGCCGTCATCCGGGTCAACTCGCAGTCCGGCAAGGGCGGTATCGCGTACGTCCTGAAGAACGACCACAAGCTGGACCTGCCGCGCCGGATGCAGATCGAGTTCTCCCGGATCATTCAGGCCAAGACCGACGCCGAGGGCGGCGAGGTCACCCCGACGCAGATCTGGTCCACGTTCCAGGACGAGTACCTGCCGAACGCGGAGAACGCGGGGGCGCGTTGGGGCCGCGTCCAGCTGCGCTCCGGCCAGACCACCTCCGACACCGACGGGACCGACACCCTGACCGTCGAGGCCGTCGTGGACGGCGTCGACACCGTCCTGACCGGTTCCGGCAACGGCCCGATCTCCGCGTTCTTCGAAGCGCTGCAGGCCATCGGCATCGACGCCCGGCTGCTGGACTACACCGAGCACACGATGAGCGAGGGAGCCAGCGCCCAGGCCGCCTCGTACATCGAGTGCGCGATCGACGGCAAGGTCCTGTGGGGCATCGGCATCGACGCCAACACCACCCGCGCCTCGCTGAAGGCGGTCGTCTCCGCCGTCAACCGCGCGGCCCGCTGA
- a CDS encoding isoprenyl transferase, producing the protein MAVRGILGGRNRRTYKTPEPHPSGATPPKIPGELVPQHVAVVMDGNGRWAKERGLPRTEGHKVGEGVVMDVLKGCIEMGVKNLSLYAFSTENWKRSPDEVKFLMNFNRDVIRRRRDEMDELGIRIRWVGRMPKLWKSVVQELQIAQEQTKDNDAMTLYFCVNYGGRAEIADAAQRIAQDVAAGKLDPSKVNEKTFQKYIYYPDMPDVDLFVRPSGEQRTSNYLIWQSAYAEMVFQDVLWPDFDRRDLWRACLEYAQRDRRFGGAQEAEAAK; encoded by the coding sequence ATGGCAGTACGCGGGATCCTCGGCGGCCGTAACCGGCGCACGTACAAGACCCCCGAGCCGCACCCCTCGGGCGCGACGCCGCCGAAGATCCCCGGCGAGCTGGTGCCCCAGCACGTCGCCGTCGTGATGGACGGCAACGGCCGCTGGGCCAAGGAGCGGGGGCTGCCCCGCACCGAGGGCCACAAGGTCGGTGAGGGCGTCGTCATGGACGTGCTCAAGGGCTGTATCGAGATGGGCGTGAAGAACCTCTCGCTCTACGCCTTCTCCACGGAGAACTGGAAGCGCTCGCCGGACGAGGTGAAGTTCCTGATGAACTTCAACCGCGACGTGATCCGCCGCCGCCGCGACGAGATGGACGAGCTCGGCATCCGCATCCGCTGGGTGGGCCGCATGCCCAAGCTGTGGAAGTCGGTTGTCCAGGAGCTCCAGATCGCCCAGGAGCAGACCAAGGACAACGACGCGATGACGCTGTACTTCTGCGTGAACTACGGCGGCCGCGCCGAGATCGCGGACGCCGCGCAGCGCATCGCCCAGGACGTGGCGGCCGGGAAGCTGGACCCGTCGAAGGTCAACGAGAAGACGTTCCAGAAGTACATCTACTACCCGGACATGCCGGACGTGGACCTCTTCGTGCGCCCCAGCGGCGAGCAGCGCACCTCGAACTACCTGATCTGGCAGAGCGCCTACGCCGAGATGGTTTTCCAGGACGTTCTTTGGCCGGATTTCGACCGCCGGGACCTGTGGCGGGCCTGCCTGGAGTACGCCCAGCGCGACCGCCGCTTCGGCGGGGCGCAGGAGGCGGAAGCCGCCAAGTGA
- a CDS encoding M4 family metallopeptidase, translating into MHLRTDGELNPVFCTIVPPHVLDHLSRSADARLADPARRTLAADALRRDRRRITALAASPTRHTAGAVPSKPQRLLYDCETGTTLPGVKVREEGDKPTSDASVNRAYAGLGATFELLLSAYGRSSIDGKGLPLIGSVHYGQEYNNAFFDGEQMVFGDGDGEIFLDFTVAVDVIAHELAHGLTQYTANLRYEGQSGALNESVSDVIGSLVKQYSLGQSAEQADWLIGAGLLAPRVSGDALRSMKAPGTAYDDDVLGKDPQPGSMDDYIETEEDNGGVHLNSGIPNRAFYLLATALGGNSWERAGQIWFDVLTGGELTADADFAEFARLTVAAAGARFGEADEREAVLKAWSEVGVPTRA; encoded by the coding sequence ATGCACCTTCGAACCGACGGCGAGCTCAACCCCGTCTTCTGCACCATCGTTCCGCCCCACGTCCTCGATCACCTCTCCCGGTCCGCCGACGCCCGGCTCGCGGACCCGGCCCGCCGCACCCTGGCGGCCGACGCCCTGCGCCGTGACCGCCGCCGGATCACCGCGCTCGCCGCGTCACCGACCCGGCACACCGCCGGCGCGGTGCCCAGCAAGCCGCAGCGCCTCCTGTACGACTGCGAGACGGGCACCACCCTGCCCGGCGTCAAGGTCCGCGAGGAGGGCGACAAGCCCACGTCCGACGCCAGCGTCAACCGCGCGTACGCCGGGCTCGGCGCCACCTTCGAGCTGCTGCTCTCGGCGTACGGGCGCAGCTCGATCGACGGCAAGGGCCTGCCGCTGATCGGCTCCGTGCACTACGGCCAGGAGTACAACAACGCGTTCTTCGACGGCGAGCAGATGGTCTTCGGGGACGGCGACGGCGAGATCTTCCTCGACTTCACCGTCGCGGTCGACGTGATCGCCCATGAGCTGGCCCACGGCCTCACCCAGTACACCGCCAACCTGCGCTACGAGGGCCAGTCGGGCGCGCTCAACGAGTCCGTGTCCGACGTGATCGGCTCCCTGGTCAAGCAGTACTCGCTGGGCCAGAGCGCCGAGCAGGCCGACTGGCTGATCGGCGCCGGGCTGCTCGCGCCCCGGGTCAGCGGGGACGCGCTGCGCTCGATGAAGGCTCCGGGCACGGCGTACGACGACGACGTCCTCGGAAAGGACCCGCAGCCGGGCTCCATGGACGACTACATCGAGACGGAGGAGGACAACGGCGGGGTCCACCTCAACTCCGGTATCCCCAACCGCGCGTTCTACCTCCTGGCCACCGCGCTGGGCGGGAATTCCTGGGAGCGCGCCGGGCAGATCTGGTTCGACGTGCTGACCGGCGGCGAGCTGACGGCGGACGCGGACTTCGCGGAGTTCGCCCGGCTGACGGTCGCGGCGGCGGGCGCCCGCTTCGGTGAGGCGGACGAGCGGGAGGCGGTCCTCAAGGCATGGTCGGAGGTGGGCGTCCCCACCCGGGCGTGA
- a CDS encoding Fur family transcriptional regulator, translating into MATAPISGTNAAPVRGRSTRQRAAVAAALDEVDEFRSAQELHDVLKHRGDSVGLTTVYRTLQSLADAGEVDVLRTTEGEAVYRRCSTGDHHHHLVCRLCGKAVEVEGPAVEQWAEMIAAQHGYVNVAHTVEIFGTCAECAEKKA; encoded by the coding sequence GTGGCCACGGCGCCGATCAGTGGCACGAACGCAGCGCCGGTACGCGGCCGGTCCACCCGGCAGCGGGCGGCGGTGGCGGCGGCGCTCGACGAGGTCGACGAGTTCCGCAGCGCCCAGGAGCTGCACGACGTCCTGAAACACCGCGGCGACTCCGTGGGCCTCACGACGGTCTACCGGACCCTGCAGTCCCTCGCCGACGCCGGTGAGGTCGATGTCCTGCGCACCACCGAGGGCGAGGCCGTCTACCGGCGGTGCTCGACCGGCGACCACCACCACCACCTGGTCTGCCGGCTCTGCGGCAAGGCCGTGGAGGTCGAGGGCCCGGCCGTCGAGCAGTGGGCCGAGATGATCGCCGCCCAGCACGGCTATGTGAACGTCGCGCACACCGTCGAGATCTTCGGTACGTGCGCGGAGTGCGCCGAGAAGAAGGCGTAA
- a CDS encoding protealysin inhibitor emfourin: MRIQVSRTGGFAGIARRHEVDTEGRADAAEWRSLAEEALGAARDTPSAGVPDGFRYAITVDGRTVYCADPDLTGAQRTLISRVLKEGA; encoded by the coding sequence ATGCGCATTCAGGTCAGCCGGACCGGCGGCTTCGCCGGCATCGCCCGCCGCCATGAGGTCGACACGGAGGGCCGGGCGGACGCCGCGGAGTGGCGGTCCCTCGCCGAGGAGGCGCTCGGCGCGGCGCGGGACACCCCGTCGGCCGGGGTGCCGGACGGCTTCCGGTACGCGATCACCGTCGACGGCCGCACCGTGTACTGCGCTGACCCCGATCTGACCGGGGCGCAGCGCACGCTGATCTCACGCGTCCTGAAGGAGGGCGCGTGA
- a CDS encoding TerB family tellurite resistance protein has product MRSAKGQRALRPVLCGVRTVWDAVGDGAFFCPGCGGDRNYRRLTGRRRLTVLGVPLVRRGEVEPVVECAACLAHYAPEALDHPTTTRFSAMLREAVHTVTLAVLAAGGTTSRTVLEAAVATVREAGLDDCTQEQLFTVVEVLAADTGRGSGTDPAAEACGPTLAIELHEVLAPLAPHLASAGRASVLLQGARIALADGPYGAAERQVLTTVGSALGIPAEETARVLAEAARTPS; this is encoded by the coding sequence GTGCGGTCAGCCAAAGGACAACGCGCTCTGAGGCCGGTCCTCTGCGGCGTTCGCACCGTCTGGGACGCCGTCGGCGACGGCGCCTTCTTCTGCCCCGGCTGCGGGGGAGACCGCAACTACCGCCGGCTCACCGGCCGCCGCCGCCTCACCGTCCTCGGTGTCCCGCTGGTCCGCCGGGGCGAGGTCGAGCCCGTCGTCGAGTGCGCCGCCTGCCTGGCCCACTACGCCCCCGAGGCGCTGGACCACCCCACCACGACCCGGTTCTCCGCGATGCTCCGCGAGGCCGTCCACACCGTCACCCTGGCCGTGCTCGCCGCCGGGGGCACCACCTCCCGCACGGTCCTGGAGGCCGCCGTCGCCACCGTGCGCGAGGCCGGGCTCGACGACTGCACCCAGGAGCAGCTGTTCACCGTGGTCGAGGTGCTCGCCGCCGACACCGGCCGCGGCTCCGGCACCGACCCGGCCGCCGAGGCATGCGGCCCGACCCTCGCCATCGAGCTGCACGAGGTGCTGGCCCCGCTCGCCCCGCACCTGGCCTCCGCCGGCCGCGCGTCCGTCCTCCTCCAGGGCGCCCGCATCGCCCTGGCCGACGGCCCCTACGGCGCCGCCGAGCGCCAGGTCCTGACGACGGTCGGCAGCGCCCTCGGCATCCCCGCCGAGGAGACCGCCCGGGTGCTGGCCGAGGCGGCCCGTACGCCGTCGTAG
- a CDS encoding hemolysin family protein produces MSTPLVVGAVLLVMVGWLAACAEAGIARTSSFRADEAVRSGRRGSAKLAQIAADPTRYLNVALLVRVACEMSAGVLVTYACLQEFPETWEALAVAMGVMVLVSYVAIGVSPRTIGRQHPLNTATASAYVLLPLARIMGPIPQLLILVGNALTPGKGFRKGPFASEAELRAMVDLAEAESLIEDDERRMVHSVFELGDTLVREVMVPRTDLVSIERYKTIRQALTLALRSGFSRIPVTGENEDDVVGIVYLKDLVRKTHINRESEADAVSTAMRPAAFVPDTKNAGDLLREMQQERSHVAVVIDEYGGTAGIVTIEDILEEIVGEITDEYDRELPPVQELENGCYRVTARLDIGDLGDLFGLDEYDDEDVETVGGLLAKALGRVPIAGASAVVELPDQRRLRLTAESPAGRRNKIVTVLVEPEHQEPEEKEAE; encoded by the coding sequence GTGAGCACCCCGTTGGTCGTCGGCGCCGTCCTGCTGGTCATGGTCGGCTGGCTGGCCGCCTGCGCCGAGGCCGGTATCGCCCGTACCTCCAGCTTCCGGGCGGACGAGGCGGTCCGGTCCGGCCGGCGCGGCAGCGCGAAGCTCGCGCAGATCGCGGCCGACCCGACCCGCTATCTCAACGTCGCCCTGCTGGTGCGGGTCGCCTGCGAGATGTCGGCCGGGGTCCTCGTCACCTACGCCTGCCTCCAGGAGTTCCCCGAGACGTGGGAGGCGCTGGCCGTCGCGATGGGCGTGATGGTCCTCGTCTCCTACGTCGCCATCGGCGTCTCCCCGCGCACCATCGGCCGCCAGCACCCGCTGAACACGGCCACGGCCTCGGCGTACGTCCTGCTGCCGCTGGCCAGGATCATGGGCCCGATCCCGCAGCTGCTGATCCTCGTCGGCAACGCCCTGACCCCGGGCAAGGGGTTCCGCAAGGGCCCCTTCGCCAGCGAGGCGGAGCTGCGCGCCATGGTGGACCTGGCCGAGGCGGAGTCGCTGATCGAGGACGACGAGCGCCGCATGGTGCATTCGGTCTTCGAGCTGGGCGACACCCTGGTCCGCGAGGTCATGGTGCCGCGCACCGACCTCGTCTCCATCGAGCGCTACAAGACGATCCGCCAGGCCCTCACGCTCGCCCTGCGCTCCGGCTTCTCCCGGATACCGGTCACCGGCGAGAACGAGGACGACGTCGTCGGGATCGTCTATCTGAAGGACCTCGTCCGCAAGACGCACATCAACCGCGAGTCCGAGGCCGACGCCGTCTCCACCGCGATGCGCCCCGCCGCCTTCGTCCCCGACACCAAGAACGCCGGGGACCTGCTGCGCGAGATGCAGCAGGAACGCAGCCATGTCGCGGTCGTCATCGACGAGTACGGCGGCACCGCGGGCATCGTCACCATCGAGGACATCCTGGAGGAGATCGTCGGCGAGATCACCGACGAGTACGACCGGGAGCTGCCGCCCGTCCAGGAGCTGGAGAACGGCTGCTACCGGGTCACCGCCCGCCTCGACATCGGGGACCTCGGCGACCTCTTCGGGCTCGACGAGTACGACGACGAGGACGTGGAGACCGTCGGCGGGCTGCTCGCCAAGGCGCTCGGCCGGGTCCCGATCGCCGGCGCCTCCGCCGTCGTCGAGCTGCCGGACCAGCGCCGGCTCCGGCTCACCGCGGAGTCCCCGGCCGGCCGCCGGAACAAGATCGTCACGGTGCTCGTGGAGCCCGAGCACCAGGAGCCCGAGGAGAAGGAAGCGGAGTGA
- the ybeY gene encoding rRNA maturation RNase YbeY — MSIDVNNESGTEVDEQAILDIARYALARMRIHPLSELSVIVVDTDAMEQLHIQWMDLPGPTDVMSFPMDELRPPAKDDDEPPQGLLGDIVLCPEVAKKQGEEAPTQHSMDEELQLLTVHGVLHLLGYDHEEPDEKAEMFGLQAAIVDGWRGEHGLTGPSPAPTVS; from the coding sequence ATGTCGATCGACGTCAACAACGAGTCCGGAACCGAGGTCGACGAGCAGGCGATCCTCGACATCGCCCGCTACGCACTGGCCCGGATGCGGATCCACCCGCTGTCCGAGCTCTCGGTGATCGTGGTGGACACCGACGCCATGGAGCAGCTGCACATCCAGTGGATGGACCTCCCCGGCCCGACCGATGTCATGTCCTTCCCGATGGACGAGCTGCGTCCGCCGGCCAAGGACGACGATGAGCCCCCGCAGGGGCTCCTCGGTGACATCGTGCTCTGTCCGGAGGTCGCGAAGAAGCAGGGTGAAGAGGCCCCGACGCAGCACTCCATGGACGAGGAGCTCCAGCTCCTGACCGTCCACGGGGTGCTGCACCTGCTGGGGTACGACCACGAGGAGCCGGACGAGAAGGCCGAGATGTTCGGTCTCCAGGCCGCCATCGTGGACGGCTGGCGCGGCGAGCACGGGCTCACCGGCCCGTCCCCCGCCCCCACGGTCTCGTGA
- the era gene encoding GTPase Era, with translation MVAMSARPNQESAAAQAETTSPHRAGFACFVGRPNAGKSTLTNALVGQKVAITSNRPQTTRHTVRGIVHRDDAQLILVDTPGLHKPRTLLGERLNDVVRTTWAEVDVIGFCLPADQKLGPGDKYIVKELAGIKKTPKIAIITKTDLVESKALAEQLIAVSALAEELGFEWAEIVPVSAVGDKQVDLLADLIAPLLPESPPLYPEGDLTDEPEMVMVAELIREAALEGVRDELPHSIAVVVEEMLPRTDRPADRPLLDIHANVYIERPSQKGIIIGPKGKRLKDVGTKSRKHIEALLGTPVFLDLHVKVAKDWQRDPKQLRKLGF, from the coding sequence ATGGTCGCCATGAGCGCTCGACCGAACCAAGAATCCGCTGCCGCGCAAGCGGAGACCACCTCCCCCCACCGGGCCGGCTTCGCCTGCTTCGTGGGCCGCCCCAACGCCGGTAAGTCCACCCTCACGAACGCTCTCGTCGGTCAGAAGGTGGCGATCACCTCCAACCGCCCCCAGACCACCCGGCACACCGTGCGCGGCATCGTCCACCGGGACGACGCGCAGCTGATCCTGGTCGACACCCCCGGCCTCCACAAGCCGCGCACCCTGCTGGGGGAGCGGCTCAACGACGTCGTGCGGACCACCTGGGCCGAGGTCGACGTCATCGGCTTCTGCCTGCCCGCCGACCAGAAGCTCGGCCCCGGCGACAAGTACATCGTCAAGGAGCTCGCGGGGATCAAGAAGACCCCCAAGATCGCCATCATCACCAAGACCGACCTGGTCGAGTCCAAGGCGCTCGCCGAACAGCTCATCGCCGTCTCCGCGCTCGCGGAGGAGCTGGGCTTCGAATGGGCCGAGATCGTGCCGGTGTCGGCGGTCGGGGACAAGCAGGTCGACCTGCTCGCCGACCTCATCGCCCCGCTGCTCCCCGAGAGCCCGCCGCTCTACCCGGAGGGCGACCTCACCGACGAGCCGGAGATGGTCATGGTCGCGGAGCTGATCCGCGAGGCCGCGCTGGAGGGTGTACGCGACGAACTGCCGCACTCCATCGCGGTCGTCGTCGAGGAGATGCTGCCACGCACCGACCGCCCGGCGGACAGGCCGCTGCTGGACATCCACGCCAACGTCTACATCGAGCGCCCCAGCCAGAAGGGCATCATCATCGGCCCGAAGGGCAAGCGGCTGAAGGACGTCGGCACCAAGTCCCGCAAGCACATCGAGGCGCTGCTCGGCACGCCGGTCTTCCTGGACCTGCACGTGAAGGTCGCCAAGGACTGGCAGCGCGACCCCAAGCAGTTGCGCAAGCTCGGCTTCTGA
- the recO gene encoding DNA repair protein RecO codes for MSLFRDDGIVLRTQKLGEADRIITILTRGHGRVRAVARGVRRTKSKFGARLEPFSHVDVQFFARGSELVGRGLPLCTQSETIAPYGGGIVADYARYTAGTAMLETAERFTDHEGEPAVQQYLLLVGGLRTLARGEHAPHLILDAFLLRSLAVNGYAPSFEDCAKCGMPGPNRFFSVAAGGVICGDCRVPGSVVPSAQALGLLSALLSGDWVTADACEARHVREGSGLVSAYLHWHLERGLRSLRYVEK; via the coding sequence ATGAGCTTGTTCCGGGACGACGGCATCGTGCTGCGTACGCAGAAACTGGGCGAGGCCGACCGGATCATCACGATCCTGACCCGCGGCCACGGCCGGGTCCGCGCCGTCGCCCGCGGGGTGCGCCGCACCAAGTCCAAGTTCGGCGCCCGCCTGGAACCCTTCTCCCACGTCGACGTGCAGTTCTTCGCGCGCGGCAGCGAGCTGGTCGGCCGCGGGCTGCCGCTCTGCACCCAGAGCGAGACGATCGCCCCGTACGGCGGCGGGATCGTCGCCGACTACGCCCGCTACACCGCCGGCACCGCGATGCTGGAGACCGCCGAGCGGTTCACCGACCACGAGGGCGAACCGGCCGTCCAGCAGTATCTGCTGCTCGTCGGCGGCCTGCGCACCCTCGCCCGGGGCGAGCACGCCCCCCATCTGATCCTGGACGCGTTCCTGCTGCGCTCGCTCGCGGTCAACGGGTACGCGCCCAGCTTCGAGGACTGCGCCAAGTGCGGAATGCCCGGTCCGAACCGGTTCTTCTCCGTCGCGGCGGGGGGCGTCATATGCGGTGACTGCCGGGTCCCCGGCAGCGTCGTACCCTCGGCACAGGCCCTCGGACTGCTGAGCGCGCTGCTCAGCGGCGACTGGGTGACGGCGGACGCGTGCGAGGCGCGTCATGTCAGGGAGGGGAGCGGGCTGGTGTCCGCCTATCTGCACTGGCATCTGGAGCGCGGCCTGCGCTCGCTGCGGTACGTAGAGAAGTGA
- a CDS encoding cytidine deaminase, which translates to MTDTTDLDAEDRKIVTLARSARARNGVPEGAAVRDETGRTYVAGTVALESLKLSALQTAVAMAVASGATSLEAAAVVSAAEAPSDDDRAAVRDLGGPDTPVLLAGPDGTLRVRVTAG; encoded by the coding sequence ATGACCGACACCACCGACCTCGACGCCGAGGACCGCAAGATCGTCACCCTGGCGCGCAGCGCCCGCGCCCGCAACGGGGTGCCCGAGGGCGCGGCCGTACGCGACGAGACGGGACGTACGTATGTCGCGGGCACGGTGGCGCTGGAGTCGCTGAAGCTCAGCGCGCTGCAGACCGCCGTCGCCATGGCCGTGGCCAGCGGTGCCACCTCGCTGGAGGCGGCGGCCGTCGTCTCCGCCGCCGAGGCCCCCTCCGACGACGACCGGGCCGCGGTGCGGGACCTGGGCGGACCGGACACCCCGGTGCTGCTCGCGGGCCCGGACGGCACCCTGCGCGTACGCGTCACGGCGGGCTGA
- a CDS encoding PhoH family protein — MTQSPTQPQARAQIRIPAAHPMVMLLGSGDSLLRVIEEAFPAADIHVRGNEISATGEAADVALIQRLFDEMMLVLRTGAPMTEDAVERSIAMLRAAGNGQGDPQGETPAEVLTQNILSNRGRTIRPKTLNQKRYVDAIDEHTIVFGIGPAGTGKTYLAMAKAVQALQSKQVSRIILTRPAVEAGERLGFLPGTLFDKIDPYLRPLYDALHDMLDPDSIPRLMAAGTIEVAPLAYMRGRTLNDAFIILDEAQNTSAEQMKMFLTRLGFDSKIVITGDITQVDLPSGTKSGLRQVQEILEGVDDVHFSRLTSQDVVRHKLVGRIVDAYEKYDSRNGQQDGRAEGRQDGRRDRRKGK; from the coding sequence ATGACTCAGTCACCCACACAGCCGCAGGCGCGTGCCCAGATCAGGATCCCGGCCGCACACCCCATGGTGATGCTCCTCGGATCGGGCGACTCGCTGTTGCGCGTGATCGAAGAGGCTTTCCCGGCGGCCGACATCCATGTCCGGGGCAACGAGATCAGTGCCACGGGCGAGGCCGCGGACGTCGCTCTCATCCAACGCCTGTTCGACGAGATGATGCTCGTGCTCCGCACCGGAGCGCCGATGACGGAGGACGCAGTGGAACGGTCGATCGCCATGCTCAGGGCGGCCGGCAACGGACAGGGAGACCCCCAGGGCGAGACGCCCGCCGAGGTGCTCACGCAGAACATCCTCTCCAACCGCGGCCGCACCATCCGCCCCAAGACGCTCAACCAGAAGCGGTACGTGGACGCGATCGACGAGCACACGATCGTTTTCGGCATCGGCCCCGCCGGTACGGGCAAGACCTACCTCGCCATGGCCAAGGCGGTCCAGGCCCTGCAGTCCAAGCAGGTCAGCCGGATCATCCTGACCCGGCCCGCGGTCGAGGCGGGGGAGCGGCTCGGCTTCCTGCCGGGCACCCTGTTCGACAAGATCGACCCTTATCTGCGTCCGCTCTACGACGCGCTGCACGACATGCTCGACCCCGACTCGATCCCGCGGCTGATGGCGGCGGGCACGATCGAGGTCGCGCCGCTGGCTTACATGCGCGGCCGCACGTTGAACGACGCCTTCATCATCCTGGACGAGGCGCAGAACACCAGCGCCGAGCAGATGAAGATGTTCCTCACCCGCCTCGGCTTCGACTCCAAGATCGTCATCACCGGTGACATCACCCAGGTCGACCTGCCGAGCGGCACCAAGAGCGGGCTGCGGCAGGTCCAGGAGATCCTGGAGGGCGTGGACGACGTGCACTTCTCCCGCCTCACCTCCCAGGATGTCGTCCGGCACAAGCTCGTCGGCCGTATCGTCGACGCGTACGAGAAGTACGACAGCCGAAACGGTCAGCAGGACGGTCGGGCGGAAGGCCGCCAGGACGGCCGGCGCGACCGCCGAAAAGGGAAGTAG